The following are encoded in a window of Poseidonibacter antarcticus genomic DNA:
- a CDS encoding response regulator transcription factor, producing the protein MKIALYSNEISLINRWESFLSAYKIKIIEDYEELFTLKDYLLILSDCVNLKDNNFVIATLLKNSNKILVLKRVPEINNAKKWLEKGVHGYGNSLMTSSYLNSAVETIVDNYIWLLPEITSELLKNIIAKKDNKIDEEKLFADLTKTEKTIALLLKNAYTNRNISEELNISINTVKTHIKHIYEKLNVTDRLSFSNLSSN; encoded by the coding sequence ATGAAAATAGCACTCTATAGCAATGAAATTTCACTTATTAATAGATGGGAATCTTTTTTAAGTGCGTATAAGATTAAAATTATTGAGGATTATGAAGAATTATTTACACTCAAGGACTATTTATTAATTTTAAGTGATTGTGTGAATTTAAAAGATAATAATTTTGTGATTGCAACATTGTTAAAAAATTCAAATAAAATTTTAGTATTAAAAAGAGTTCCTGAAATCAATAATGCAAAAAAATGGTTAGAAAAAGGTGTTCATGGATATGGTAATTCTTTGATGACTTCATCGTATTTAAATTCTGCTGTTGAAACTATAGTAGATAACTATATTTGGTTATTACCTGAGATCACAAGTGAATTATTAAAAAATATAATAGCAAAAAAGGATAATAAAATTGATGAAGAAAAACTTTTTGCTGATTTAACAAAAACAGAAAAAACTATTGCACTTTTACTAAAAAATGCTTATACAAATAGAAATATAAGTGAAGAATTAAATATATCTATAAATACAGTAAAAACACATATAAAGCATATTTATGAAAAACTAAATGTAACAGATAGATTGTCTTTTTCTAACTTATCTAGTAACTAA